In Saccharomyces eubayanus strain FM1318 chromosome XIV, whole genome shotgun sequence, the sequence CTGGGAAATGAAGAACGGGAGAAAGGTGCCGaacagaaacaacaaagctCAGACAGTGTTGCTAGTGATGATGTTTTAATGCCGTCCAAGGACAACTTTTTGTCCTTGAACTACGAAGCTCCCTCACCAGCATTTTCAAAGCATGATACAGGTGAAGTTCTTTTCCCCaaatttcttgatagtCACGAAGTCGACTCGATCGTTTCCTTAGAAAGAACAAGGTCTACAAAGTCTAACAAGAGAAGTTCAATGAATTCACAAAGAAGATCGCTAACAGACACATTATCGATTAAAGCACAAAGTGAGGGGATGTTCATTACTGAGGCATCTTCAGTTGTATTATCTACCCCAGATTTAACAAAATCACCTGCTAGTAGCATTTTGAAGAGTGGAAGGTTTGAATGCCAGGACAGCTTTTCGAGGGAGTTTTCATACGAAGGGAACACAAACGAAGATCATAATGCTTTCTTAAATATAAGGAATGATAATAACTTATCGAAAAATAACGAcgtatttttgaattctatTGAGCAAAAATTTGACCAATTGGTGATGGCTTCTGATGAAGAGAAAactgaagttgaaaaagatataccgaaagcaaaaatatcGCCTGTGAAGAGTATTTCCGAAAGTCAGGATCTGTATGTAGACGATGATAGTGAGTTGATTTCTGATATAATGGAATTTGCGAGTTTTATTAATTTTGGCGACGATGACATCAGTTTAGATTTAGATTTGGGAACCACAGAAGCTCCGTATAATCCTGGAAAGCCTACATTACAGGACGATAAAAATGTGAGCAGTCCTGCTACGTTTGATACAAGAAATAATCAAGAGCCTACTCGCGTGACAAGAGAACCACAGCCACATattgctgaagaagaacgaTTTGCTATGTACGAAGATGACCACCGAGACCAGTCAGCCATCTATCAACAAGACGACGGAATAATAGACGATAACGACtttgaagatgaggatTTCAATAATCATACGGACGCACCTGTAGAGGTTACGCCCAGAATCAATGCATATCTACCAGAATTTGAAGCCAATAGGCCCGTTTCTATGTCTTTCAAAGGTCTGAAAGCTCCAAGAATGaactcttcttttattgaTTCCATGACACCTAATTCACCTGCGAAATCAGATATAACAAGTATTAGTGAAACGAATGCTAAAGACAATACTGACGAAGGGGTTAGGTTTTCGTCACAGATAATTCTTTACGATACCTACGGGGAATTTGAATATGATAGGCACCCAGAGGTTTCCACCTGTAACCAACTAACTCCGCAATTGGCTCAAATGATCAAATTAGAGTTGAATGAATTAAAGAGCGTAATGGAGGTGCACGACGATTCAAGATGTTACACACACTTCTATTAAAGTAAAATCACAAGAAGTAAAAAAGGGATGAAACTATACATATCAAGACATATTAGTTTCTCATAAATTAATAATTTGTTAAAAGGAAATAAGCTTTTCTAACTTTGTTGAACTTATGCTATCAAGCAGTCTCTTTCATTACCCGGCTCTGTCACgtgaattcaaattctataaaaatttgttagagcatcaaaaataaaaaatgtaaaagaTGAGCATATGTCTAGCGTTAATTGCCACACCTTTCGGTATTAAGTACTCTATTACTTTCGTAGCACAGACAGGCCTAATCAATTCATATCCTGTAATGACATCtgattttcaatttcccaAGATAGCTTATCCAGGTAAACTAATATGTCCACAATACAGTACAGAGAATAAAGATGGTGAAGATGTAATTTTTAACTATGTTTGCGGTCCAGGGACAAAACTGCTTCAGTATGAACACAACGGGACAATGTTAGAGGCTATCACTGCCACCTTAATTGGTACAGTGAAACGCGAGGAAGTGAAGAAtactgacgaagaagaagaagaaaaacttgaGGTCGCTGACCAATCTACAGAGGAGGAAAAATCAGTGGATGCGTCTTCCAGTGAAGTGGTGAAGAGGGTTGTAAAATTTATCCGAGTTTCAGTTTTGCCGGGGGCAGATGATGATGGCAGAACTAGCAAAGATGCTAATAACGATTTTGCCAATAATCTACCGAAGGAAGGTGATATTGTGTTGACCAGAGTGACAAGACTCTCATTACAAAGAGCCAATGTCGAAATTTTGGCTGTGGAAGATAAACCCTCTCCAATTGATAGTGGAGTTGGTAGTAATGGGATGGGAATAATTGCCGCTGGTGGCGGTTCCGGAGCGGCCACGTTCTCTGTATCGCAAGCATCATCTGATCTAGGTGAGACATTTAGAGGCATAATCAGGTCGCAAGACGTGAGGTCCACTGACAGAGATCGTGTGAAGGTGATAGAATGCTTCAAGCCAGGTGATATTGTAAGAGCGCAAGTTTTGTCGCTAGGTGATGGTACTAACTATTATTTAACTACCGCGAGAAATGATCTGGGTGTAGTGTTTGCCAGAGCCGCTAATGGTGCTGGTGGATTGATGTATGCCACAGACTGGCAAATGATGACCTCACCAGCCACGGGGGTGACAGAGAAACGTAAATGCGCCAAACCTTTTTGATTCATAAAGGAGTGTTCAAAGCGCTTCGGTACATATCCATCTATACCGGTTTAGAAGAGCATatactttcttcttctgtgtCTTTGACGCACAGGTAAAAGCATGTGgagataaaaagaagacattttatacgttttgttatttttttttattatatatatattaaaagtgcattatcattatctaTCTAAACTTATTTTCAAGATGGTGTTTATTTTTCTGAGTTTACTGGGTAAATGAGTTTATCGTGAGTACCTCTTAAATCGACTTCGCTTAAACCTACAATACCGCCGAGGCTTTGGAACCTCTTGAAATAATGATCTCTCTTTTCGCGGGCAGCATCCACCAAAGATGGCCAATATACATCATGCTTATACCTGAACTTCAGTTCCCCACCATATAATGAATCCAGTTCGTCCTTAGGGACGTATTTGACAAATGGTTCATCGAAAACCAGTTTTTCACGGGTCAATGGGTCGATAAATGGATGAATCAATTTTAAGAATGTCCATGCCAACCAAGRGATATTTGTCAAAAGCGCCTTCCCGAGCCTTTCTGGATAGTGAGTTTGTAAAATATGCAGAACTTCTTTACCTACACCGATAGGTGGAATCTTACTATTACCGGGTACTTTAGGCACATCAGGATACTCCTTGAAATCTATTAGCAAAGCTAGAGAATCCTGGCCAGCTGGCATGAAATCGATGACTCTTTCCAACATAAAGACTAAGTGCTGCACTTGTCTGTGAGAGGTCTTTGTGTTTTGTCTGCCCGGTTTTAAATACAGGATGGGCCTAGCATCGTTTTCGTAACCCAGAATGACTTGCTTACCGGATTCGTTCTCTACGGCCACGGAGTCAGCGGTCAGTGTGTCACCGTGTTCCTCTCCGAGGTGGCTGATGCCAAATTCTCTTCTCCATGCCAAAGTCGTAGTGATTCTATCGATACAGTCCTTTAAGACCCATTTGGTGGCTCTTAAGTAACGCAGGAAACATTCTCTTGTCAACCAAGCTttttcctcctcctctAAGGGCttgacttcttcttctgatctatttttttcacttgtGTAGATTTTCAAGTCAGGATCACTGAAGTATTTCAGAACGTCCTtgtacatttttttttgttcatcgGTGAGTGGTTTTTCCTCTGGAATAGATACCGAGGCAGGCAAGTCCTTAATTGGCTTGTCAATCTCaattaaattttttggctCTTCAGGAacctctttcttcttggaaaatCTCTTAAACATTGTTGACTtctaatattattttccttttggcTATATGTACAGTAGATTGTTTTACTTGGTAGAGAGATAAAGGgacagaaagaaaatagaaaagatattgaacaatgtcaaaaagaaaacgaatGGAGAAGAGTCTATCTAagataatatatatgtggatatatatatataaatacaatGGATGCTGTTAGAGCATGTACAAGAATCAAATACGCATTTAGTGCGTGAATCCGTTGCGATAAAGATCTGGACATATATACTGAGATATATCGCATAGTTGCACTCAATATAGTCGAGGAGTCGggtggaaaagaagaaaaaaaaaagcataaATAATTACTAAGACGGAAAGGCAAAGAGATGACGCGCAACGCGCGAAAATCGCTTATAAATGGGAGACCCGTTGCTTCCGGCTGCCTTCCTTTCTCCGCGGAGCGTGGACCCGTATCCGTGGGGAGTGCGGTGGATTGTCGCGCCTACCGCCGGCAGTGGGGTTGCAAGGGTGCTATTTCCGCGGATCGTGGATATACGGCCGGGTAGCGGGCATGTTGGCGGTCACGTGCGGCGTAGTATTTCCGGCAGGACCGGCATTTTGTACGAAGATGCccgatttcttcttcttgtggCCTTTCGGTACGGTATTAGCGGTGGCAGTTGACGTAGAGGAGGAAGCGGTGTTTGTGTGGGGATGGTGATCATTGGTAATCGATGCTGGAGCGGGACGAGGAAGTGCAGTGTTGATCTTGGTCGCCACCCTGGGTAGTGCGGGTTTTTTTCGGTTGAGAAAGATCGACGGTAATTCGAACcttctcttcttgatcGGTGCGGCGGGAACTAGAGCgtctttcttctcttctgtAGGACCGTCCCCTTCTCGGTCTGTTTTGACGGGTTCCGGCCTGGACAACGTTGCATCCTTCTTTGGAGACGATGGCTGTCCGCCAGCTTTCCCGCCAAACGCTACACGCTGTGCATGCCTTTTCGCAATGTTGAACCCGCCGTCTTTGAAATGCTTTAGTCTGGATTCGTGATCTCTCAATGATTTCATGTACAGTTGCGAGTGGGGTCCGCTGTCCGACCTCGTGGTCTTCCTGgggtttcttctttggaagtAAACAGTATGGTCTACTACTAcagtttgctttttctctctttcttgttttagTTTCAGCATTTCTGATCGCAGCCTCTCTGcgctttcttcttgtttcttttccacaTCCTGCTGGTACTTCGAGTATAACATTCTGTAGGGTATGCGGTACTTGTTGTTCCGGGGGTCTTTGACCACCGACTGTCGTATACAGAGTTTTATTAGGTCTTGATCCGAGTGGTAAAGTTGTATGTCATTCTCCTTTATGAAAGTGATATAATATTTGCAAATGGAATCTCTTTTGGATACAAATTGTTCCTGCACATTGGTCGGAAAATCTTGCTTCAGCATTTCTAGCCATAgatcatcgtcatcaaatatcaacaaaACGTTGCTTTTCTCTAGTTTCAACAGCTGCGGTATTTTGACTTTTTgcagtattttttttagcagATGGTAGGGAACATTACTGACAGATTGTATATTGGAGTGATTTCTCATCAACGAGATTTCACATAATGTTCTTAAACTTTTCATGTTTCGACATCAATCGGTTCGTGCATGTACTTTAACGTATATTGTTACTAAATTCTCATCTATTTATATCTCACGCGATGTGTCTGCCCCATATGTACCCTCTTTCTCTAGTAATTGAagcttgaaattttcgatTCTCGCCTTTGTTTAGATCATCGTGCCAAATGccgagaaaaaaaggtacAGCATACGCACATCTCAAAGAACGCCCTCGAATACAATGGGTAATAAACGTATGCTatagaaaaatcaatgatgTTGTAGTTATTATAAAAACAATTTGACACATCTAATGCTACAATTTAAAAGGGAGGTAAATGAAAAACCGatgaattaaaaaattatacTAAAATTACTATATACTTTCGTGACCTGCTCGATTCTATTTTTCATGAGAATCGTTTGCTTGCCTGTCTATGTACAATCCCTTACATCCGTCTCTCCTTCTCTTGTGCCTCTGCAGAAAAAAGCCCCTAAGGTTACTACTCACCACGTAATGCTTTAATTACAGCAGGCCTTCTCATCATATGCTTGGTCCACTTGTAAACTTCGGGAAATTCAATTTTGACATTAATGCCGATCCTATCCACAACGTTATTCCATGGAACAAAGGCTAAATCTGCTATAGTCAATTTGTCTCCTACAAGCCATACAGGATAGTCAAAAAACCGACTTTGTGACATGGGTGTTGTCCCAGCAGAATATGCTGCCGCATTATCTGTGTCCAATTCCATCACTAATGCTTCTCTACGTTCGGCTAATGCCATTTCTACCACACCGTAAACTCTTCTGACTTCATCCGTGTATCTTTCCACAGCACTTGCAATTTTTTGGGAGTGGAAGTATCTAAAATGTAAAGCCTGTCCAATCATTGGTGCATGACCAGAAGTCTGAAAGAACAGCCATGCGTTGATTTGAGACTGTTCTGCTAAATCATCAGACCAAAGTAGTGGATTACCGGTCTCCTTGTAATATTTGTTTACTAGATGTAGCAAGATTGCGCCCGACTCCCAAATGGATAAGTTGTCCATGTTGTGATCGATCAAGGCTGGAACCCTGGCATTTGGATTTACAGAGACAAATTCAGGAGCCCTGTGTTCCCCCAAATTGAAATCTAGAAAAATCGTGTTATAATGAAACCCGAGTTCACTCAATACTATAGCGACTTTAAACCCATTAGGGGCAGATCTGTGAGAGAAAAGGGTATATCCTTCTAGAGGTTgctcttgaaaaaactttgtAATTCTTGAATACTCCACATGACTCATATCTGAGAATGCCTGCTGCTGTTGTCGATGCTGTTCTAGAGTATCTTTGATATTGTTCtcgttgttattattttgggTACCATTACGGccattgttgttattttgAACGctactattactatttaCACCGGCAGGGAACTCGAAATTTATATTGCTCTGGTCAGTGGTGGTATTACTGTTTCTATTCCCTATATTTACTTGGCGGAGAGCATTGGATAGATTGGATACTTGGTTACCGTTGTTATTCATCTTTCCTGTACAGTTTATTTTCTCCTCCTTACAACGATATGactaacaaaaaaatgaaaaaacgaaattgagacgaaaaaaataagattAGCACGGGGACTTTTAGAATTCGGTTCAATCAGTCTAGTTCTTATGGGCAGTTACAAACAGGCTGatcgaaaacgaaaaatgtTCAgtgttctttttcaccCTCGAGTGAAGTACGCTTTGGATTTTTGTATGGTTGTTTTCTCAGCCAAGTGAATGAGAAAAATACATGTTGAAGCCACTCTTCCTCAAAAATTCATTAGTGGCAGGCAGCTCATCAATTCTCCTATTCGGcgaaaaatgaaaaaaaactgcaaGGTGGGGGAAATCACCCGGACTGAACAATGTGAAATAGACAACCGCTACAGTCATGTTTAAGTGATTGGATGTAACAGCTCAAAAACTTTTAGTCTatacttatatataaatgacCTTGGTTCAACTTAGGATGCGAGCACCTctatttcttgtttaccTTGACTTTCCTACTCTTTGCCTGGCTTTTCACCGAGGCATGCCCCGCTATCTTCACATGCGTAAATAGCTTGTTTCGACTATCAAATGATTCTCCACAGGTACCGCATTTTTCGATCACGGCAAATGGAGATGCTGAAGGTAATGGAGTAGTTAGAGATGGGGTGCTTCGCGCAGATttggagtttttttttggtggtttaccctttttcttcttcgctTTTGTAGACCAatcttcatcgtcgtcgCTTTGGAAGCCGTTGCCATTCAACGACGCTAGAAGATCGTTCAATTCGTCGCCTCTTTTATCCATATCGTCGTCAGATGAATCTGTTTCGTCAATTTCTGTCTCTGCAttgtctttcttcttgtttttcttcttcttcttcttcttcttattattaCCTTTCGTGCGTACTTGCacatcttcatcagaaCTGACGTCTTCCACCTCTATTTCCATTTCCACTTTTACACTATCGTCCTCggtttcatcttcagatGAACTTTCTGCTAGTTTTCTCTCAATCTCAGCAAGTTCAGCTTGTAATGCTTCCAAATCAATGTtatctttctcttcaacAACCTCATCCGCTgaatcaaaattttcaagatcCGAAAGATTGTCTAGCCCAAGGGTTatgttttcctctttcatttcttttcgaATCTCGGccatatttttcttgtgcAATTTAGTGTTCGTgtgatttttcaattgttttTCAGACTTGAATGTTTTATTACAGATAAAACACTCGTAGATCAATACctcatcttctttatcatccttagagttttcaaattcccCAAAATTATCATAGACTTTTTCCAGTTCATCccagttttcttcttttacagTTTGCCAACTCTGTAGATTGAAACTGGCTTTACATTCGTTGTCGTTCAGACTACTAGATTTCTCTTTATTCCTCGAATTCtttaattcatttttcctctgttgttcttttagTTTACGTTGTTCTTCTGCAAATTTTGCGCCTTCTTTCATTCTTTTGTCAAGCTTCTTGATAAAAACGACAAACCTTTTGACTGTTTTATTGTACTCATTTCGGGCCTGTTGTCTTGCTTTCTCGTTTCTTCTATTAACTTCCCTCTTAGTTCTTCTGTCATAACTTTTGGAATACATGTATTCGTCTTTCCAACTGAAGCTTTTCAATGTATTGAAGGTCGACCAAATTTTATAAAAGTTCTTTAAGTATTCATAGTTTGTAGATGAATACCCGAATAAAGGATATAGAAGCATATCGGTTTTATTCATGTACTTATCACACGCCTTTAAATACCCAGTGTTATTTACATCTTGCTCAAAGACATCGTCTTGATACTCGTTGAATCTTCCCAGACGTTTACCATTCAATACTTCATCTTTGGCTAATTTAGCAAATATCTTTCCTGCAATTTGATAGATCCCTGCAGCCGAGTTGTCCACCTTTGTATATAGGGCagaattgaagaacaaaagcaacTCATCAGCAGTGACACCTGTGACAGCAGCGTCCACTTCATAATCGCAGTATCCATCAGCATCCGGTGGAGTATCATTTAAAATTTGTTCCTTGTGTGAATCGTACCATGCCCTTTCCTGAGAGTCAGACAGCACTTCATAAGCAGCTCGAATAATAGCAAAATTTTCTGTGGCCTCTTCAACATTATCCGGGTTTTTATCTGGGTGATATTGTAAAGCTTTTTTACGATAcgcttttttcaattcaagATCAGAAGCATGCGATTCGACTCCCAAAAGTTCGTAATAGCAAGTCTTCataaatttcttttaaataTCAGACTACTGAAACCAAAGGGTTATTATTTTCGTCTTGTTAAATTCggttttcaaatattctaATAACTATGAtcatatgtatatttgcGATGACttcatattttttcctatgtacttctttttctttttctttcactcGTtgcattaaaaaaaaaatgtacaCACatagaaataaataagtaTTTCACAatacttgaaaaactagaaaaaTAACTATTAACCCCTTTGTACTTAAAACAATGAATATGAATACATATATCCTAGAATATTCAGCTTCTAGTCTATTTTTAGTTACAATTACAACCGTTTATTCTTTgaccaaaaataattataaaaaaaatcaccTGACCATCTTTTCCAAGATATAATCATACAGATGATCCAGGCATCTCTCCAAATGGTGATCTATGGTGTCAATCCTACGTGTAGTCATGAATTCATAGTATGCCTGATCCGTAAACTTTTTTAGattcatttcttgattATATATCTGTCTATGAAGGCGTTGGGCAAAGTTGGACAGTAATATACTTTCATATTTCAGTTTAATTGCTAATAAGGGGATTTTTCTCCGTAATTTGGAGTAGGGAATTCCAATAGCAAGTACGATTTCTTTGACAATATTTTGTAAGTCTGTTAGACATGCTGAATCAATCTGTTCGATCATAAGAAGATTACATTCTTCAACAGAAATATCTGACCTTGATTGTAGAATCTCTTTTATAGTAATCCTTTCAGAAGTATTTCCCTCTAAGTTACCCAAACGTGACTTTAAATGGGTCAGTTCTTTTGACATGCtatttgtcttcttctcaAACTCCCCTATCGTTTGGTCCTTATCTTTCAGTGCTGCCTCATagctttctttgtttctctCCCATGATCCCAGTCTTTCATTTAAACTTTCTAGCTtagtttttatttcttcgtTGCAACCTTTTAacatttccttttcgtcaTTGCTTAATTTCTCAAATTTATCGCACAGAACTTTATTTTGCTTGGATAGGGTCTTATTTGTACCAAGtaaattattatttttttctcttatGGCTTGAAtttctgattttttgttttctaattcATTTTGGAGATCGCTATTTTCCGATTTTGCGTTTTCTAAACGTTGTGACATACGATTTTGCTCATCTAAATGTGACTGTCGTAAAAATCCTATGATATTAGGATATTTTTCCCGTAATAGTCCATCCAAATTCAAGGATGCGTCCTCAGAGTCATatagttcaaaaaataatataccGATTGGTATTGTGAACAATTCAACATTTCGAAGAGAGTCAGTAAGACTCAATAGTGCAGTTTGTTTTGTTCGAATAGTATCTTTAGCCTTTTCTAGTAACTCCTTCGTATGTGAGAACTYTTCCGTTATATTTTCAATCATtactgttttttcttcgagttttttttcattgtttgaGTTCTTGTCACTGAATTTCTTGGCGATATCTAGTTCTCTTTGTAAAGAGTTTGAtctttcctctttttctaaattcTCTTTGCCTAATTCAATAATCCTCTTTTGGTATCCGAGTATAACGCTTTCCAAAATCTGAAGATCTTCCTTTGATAGAGAAGCTTGTAATGGAACAGTTGCACCGTTACAGTCTTCTATGGAGAGGTCAGGCGATAAATTTTCATTGGACGTTTGAGAAGAACCACGCTCATTCGCTTTCGTGAAATGCTTCGCAGAAGAGTCTTCCCTTGGGGTGGAATGGATAAAATTCGGTACATCTCCTTTGTGACTTTCGGTTACTTTGGTGGAACGATGTCGTCCATTGTGTGATCTTTCTTGTAATCCGGGAGATTCTTGAAGATTTGTATTCCTGGCGTAGTTCATGCGATCCATAGATGGtggtttattttcttcagaagAATCTCTAACATTGGAGAAGTTACGCTTGATAACATCGTCAGGGTTAACGAACAAAGGCAAAATAGACTTCCCAACATGGTTCTCGTTAAGCCAGTTTTGTGGGATCTGCTGTTCGTCCCTCTCCCCAGTGTCATCGGAAACAGGAGAGTCTAAATGCTCGTTGAATGGAAAATTCATTAGATCAAAATCGGTCATGATGTACAAACAAACAACCAATATTCGCTAACGATTTAATTGCTCTATCGGTTTTCACTTACAATCTACTCTATTTTAAAAGCATCATCATTgttatttattattgtcaaTATTCCACAAAAAGCGCTCAACGCCTCACGTCGCGCAACGCGAAAGTTCCGAATAGAATGGGCATTAACagatataaaaatatatcagGTATATACTCGAAGATGCGTACCTACCAACACATCTCGAAGGGGCAGCCTTTTCTTCTACCTTACACAGATAATTATACTAAAACATTCAGCTGCTATTAAGAGAAGTAATGCAACAACAACCCTTCCAAAGTACTAATTGTCGCTGTGCCTCAAACCCGATCTgctctttttgattttggcaAAGATAGGCTCGCTAATACCCTTATTACCTTGAATACCGAGACCCTCTCCACTTCTCCAACCAAGTTTTTCCAGCATTCTTCTGCCAATATTTTCGTTCCCAATTTCTGGGGCGTCTTTCCCAACAATCTCGCcttctttgatttggaatTTTCCTCTGATCGTTTTAGTTCTTTCAAACACAgcttgttcttctcttgGCCTTTTCACATCGATTCTCATAAATACTGGTCTCTGCCTTAACAATTGGTCAATAAGGTTATGACTTGGGGTGGaccattttgttttttttactttttcgACCACTACAGATGTGTGATTAGCTTTcccaatttttgaagtcttCATGTTATAGTGTTTGGCAAGTTTCATAACTGTTTTGTTTCCATGAGGATCTAATGGAGGAAAGGTGAGCCTGTCTTTGTTTCTTGACAAAAATAACTCAAATTCGTCCCTTATATTCTGAACATGGAAACCGTATGGGTATTTCTTGAACAGATCATCTGAATTCTTATTCTCTTTATCAATAAAGTCCTCcttgtcttttctcttctttgccTTGTTTTCTAGACGCTTGCTTAGTTTATTTTGTAGTGTGATCATTGTTTCTGTATCCAATGCCAATGATTCATCTATCAgtagcttcttcttcttgcctTTACCCTTAGTTTCCAAAGACTTGCTTTCAAAAGTCCTGGATCTATCAATGTCATGCTTCAATGTGTATGCAATAAGATCGTTCAACCCCTCTTCCATATCACTATATACAATTGAAGAGTCTAAATCTTCATCATatttgtcttcttcgtcactGGAATCGGAAATCTGGATATCAGAGTAGGTTGGCTCAGGTGGTTCAACTTTTGGTATAAGAGAATTTTTgacaaaattcaaatatgCGGATAATCTATATTCAGGAAGACCCAAGTCATCTATAATGAAATCAGCAAGCAGGTCCTGATCAATCCAATGAAAATCGTAATCTCCCAGTAATCGATAACATTGCAAGTAGTATGAATTATCGGCTCCACCCATCCTAATATTAGTGACCACTATGTCATTTGTATTTATAACAaagtcttcttctttgaatcCGAACTCTACTTCATCACTCACAGGTGATTGTACATTGCCATCTTGGTCTTCAGGCGCTTTATTGCCGTTGGTCGAAAGGGATTTTATATCTTGAGTTAATTGTGGGCTGGGACTTGGTAAAAGACTAACATCATTTGGAGCGTTCAAATAGTAATCGTCAAAATAAGATTCGTCTTCGACGTCACTATCGTCAAAACGTTCGTACTGAGCGTCGCTACTGTTTTCAGTTTCTATCTCATAAGCAAGTTCATCATCGCTTGAATCGTTGTTTTCCATATTTTGCATCACACCTGAAATGTAATCAGCAAATGGGTGATATGTCTTACTACCTTTATTAGGAACATCAACTCcaacatcttcattttcgtcaCCTTCTGCAACATTAAGTTCAACCTTTCCGATTGTTAAGATAGGATTGAACTCTACTGCGATTTCCTTGGGTTTTAGAACCTCTTCAATACGGACCcgttttattttatttgaatCTAGTCGTTTTTGGCCTTCTTCATctacaaagaaaagttcGGTGTCTTTAATCTCAGAAGTGGAAGAGGAGAGTGAGGACAAAGACGGTGGTGATATCGGgctttcatcatcttcgcTTCTGATGTATTCATTGCCTACGTCTTGGGCGGTGTAAACCTGCTCTGtagtttcttcatcagcTGGTGCTTTCGTGTCAGCGAGGTCCCTGTTATGAGCAGCAAGACTTTTTTCCTGGAGTTTTTGAACCATATCATGAGATGGATCGTAGACTTCTTTAGCTTTGACAAATTCCATGGGTCTTTTGCGAAAGGTTGCTTTGCCTTCCTGTAAATTGTTTGAAGAGTCATTACGGTGGCCTGGTCTCATGCCACCCATTCTCATAGACCGACTCTTGGCATCGCGACCAAAATAATAGTCCTCTATGGTCTTAGAAGATATTAACGCTCTCCCCGGGTTGAA encodes:
- the URE2 gene encoding glutathione peroxidase; the protein is MNNNGNQVSNLSNALRQVNIGNRNSNTTTDQSNINFEFPAGVNSNSSVQNNNNGRNGTQNNNNENNIKDTLEQHRQQQQAFSDMSHVEYSRITKFFQEQPLEGYTLFSHRSAPNGFKVAIVLSELGFHYNTIFLDFNLGEHRAPEFVSVNPNARVPALIDHNMDNLSIWESGAILLHLVNKYYKETGNPLLWSDDLAEQSQINAWLFFQTSGHAPMIGQALHFRYFHSQKIASAVERYTDEVRRVYGVVEMALAERREALVMELDTDNAAAYSAGTTPMSQSRFFDYPVWLVGDKLTIADLAFVPWNNVVDRIGINVKIEFPEVYKWTKHMMRRPAVIKALRGE
- the JJJ1 gene encoding Jjj1p, with translation MKTCYYELLGVESHASDLELKKAYRKKALQYHPDKNPDNVEEATENFAIIRAAYEVLSDSQERAWYDSHKEQILNDTPPDADGYCDYEVDAAVTGVTADELLLFFNSALYTKVDNSAAGIYQIAGKIFAKLAKDEVLNGKRLGRFNEYQDDVFEQDVNNTGYLKACDKYMNKTDMLLYPLFGYSSTNYEYLKNFYKIWSTFNTLKSFSWKDEYMYSKSYDRRTKREVNRRNEKARQQARNEYNKTVKRFVVFIKKLDKRMKEGAKFAEEQRKLKEQQRKNELKNSRNKEKSSSLNDNECKASFNLQSWQTVKEENWDELEKVYDNFGEFENSKDDKEDEVLIYECFICNKTFKSEKQLKNHTNTKLHKKNMAEIRKEMKEENITLGLDNLSDLENFDSADEVVEEKDNIDLEALQAELAEIERKLAESSSEDETEDDSVKVEMEIEVEDVSSDEDVQVRTKGNNKKKKKKKKNKKKDNAETEIDETDSSDDDMDKRGDELNDLLASLNGNGFQSDDDEDWSTKAKKKKGKPPKKNSKSARSTPSLTTPLPSASPFAVIEKCGTCGESFDSRNKLFTHVKIAGHASVKSQAKSRKVKVNKK
- the CNM67 gene encoding Cnm67p — protein: MTDFDLMNFPFNEHLDSPVSDDTGERDEQQIPQNWLNENHVGKSILPLFVNPDDVIKRNFSNVRDSSEENKPPSMDRMNYARNTNLQESPGLQERSHNGRHRSTKVTESHKGDVPNFIHSTPREDSSAKHFTKANERGSSQTSNENLSPDLSIEDCNGATVPLQASLSKEDLQILESVILGYQKRIIELGKENLEKEERSNSLQRELDIAKKFSDKNSNNEKKLEEKTVMIENITEXFSHTKELLEKAKDTIRTKQTALLSLTDSLRNVELFTIPIGILFFELYDSEDASLNLDGLLREKYPNIIGFLRQSHLDEQNRMSQRLENAKSENSDLQNELENKKSEIQAIREKNNNLLGTNKTLSKQNKVLCDKFEKLSNDEKEMLKGCNEEIKTKLESLNERLGSWERNKESYEAALKDKDQTIGEFEKKTNSMSKELTHLKSRLGNLEGNTSERITIKEILQSRSDISVEECNLLMIEQIDSACLTDLQNIVKEIVLAIGIPYSKLRRKIPLLAIKLKYESILLSNFAQRLHRQIYNQEMNLKKFTDQAYYEFMTTRRIDTIDHHLERCLDHLYDYILEKMVR